The Aneurinibacillus sp. REN35 genomic interval TTTTTCAGCTCAACCATGTATCCTTTTTCATTCTGCATCTTCACAAGCGCTTCAAGCTTCTTCTCAAAGTCACTATCAGAAGGCACAATGTCACGATATAGACTCTCCTGGCGCTGCTGGCGAAGCCGAAAAAGTGCCTCCACCATATGTGCACCCTGTAACTCTTCAATATCATTAAGGAATTCTAACGTGAGATCCTGATAATTCTTAGGAAACATATTGTCGGCTTCCTCGGACAGCGAATATACATTGGTTGGGCGTCCCATTGCTTGACGCAAAAGACGTGACTCAATCAAATTATCCCGCTCTAATGTATTAAGGTGACGGCGCACAGCCATTTCGGTAATGCCTAGTTCTTGCGCCATATCGCCTACCGTCATTGAACCTTTCATCTTCAGCATATGCAAAATTTGGTTGCGCGTAGAAGAGGATTTGTCTTTGTTCATCTTCCTTCACCTTCCTCTCCTATATTGTACTTGATTTTATGAAATAAGTAAATTTCTATACAATATAATATAAAAACTATCGTGACGATGTTATCGGAATTATAGCAGTTCTTTTTTCAAGTAATCGCGTACACGCACCGGAAACTGTTGCAAATGAGAGAAATGGGTACACAGCATGGTCCTCACTGTGTGCCGATCCACATCCGTATAGGTAGTAATCAACATCTTGCGGGCGTTTACTACATAACGCAGCGATTCCGCCATCTCCGGCTCAACGACGGTCTCGTCCTCTAGAATATCAACGATGTCTTCGTAGCTGCCCGGGTCCCGCATAATAAAGCCATCAATCAGATAATTGCCTACATCCGCTACCGTCTCAAGCGCAATGTGCAGCGCTCGTTCAAGCGCAAGCACTGTCAGAGCATCGGCAGCTTCCTCGCTATCCTGTATCACGGGAGCAATATAAAACAGCACCTGTTCAAGAT includes:
- a CDS encoding helix-turn-helix transcriptional regulator; its protein translation is MNKDKSSSTRNQILHMLKMKGSMTVGDMAQELGITEMAVRRHLNTLERDNLIESRLLRQAMGRPTNVYSLSEEADNMFPKNYQDLTLEFLNDIEELQGAHMVEALFRLRQQRQESLYRDIVPSDSDFEKKLEALVKMQNEKGYMVELKKDEQTGKYIFVESNCPISTVAKEYVYACNCEKTLFENVLNAKVEQEECMATGGDNCVYIIHKKDGEDTKQA
- a CDS encoding DUF86 domain-containing protein yields the protein MYQVNVEKIEEHLTYLEQVLFYIAPVIQDSEEAADALTVLALERALHIALETVADVGNYLIDGFIMRDPGSYEDIVDILEDETVVEPEMAESLRYVVNARKMLITTYTDVDRHTVRTMLCTHFSHLQQFPVRVRDYLKKELL